Proteins encoded in a region of the Bubalus bubalis isolate 160015118507 breed Murrah chromosome 9, NDDB_SH_1, whole genome shotgun sequence genome:
- the THSD8 gene encoding thrombospondin type-1 domain-containing protein 8: MTPRARGGGRTYGAVGSTARSAGEGKRSRPRPRAREWRGETRSLRPRPLHPTAGGDARGLLFGARRGRLESGMARSRAALLLPSLMLLLLVTPAQVSPDYQYFGQQGEGDTWEQLRLQHQEKELEDSVLGPWGKWRCFCDLGKQERSREVVGTSPGPVFMDRENLVQVRPCRQRDCSSCEPNDCDWRL; encoded by the exons ATGACGCCTAGGGCGCGGGGAGGTGGGCGGACTTACGGAGCGGTCGGGTCCACTGCAAGAAGCGCAGGGGAGGGGAAGCGGAGCCGGCCGCGACCACGCGCCCGCGAGTGGCGGGGGGAGACGCGCAGTCTCCGGCCCAGACCACTGCACCCGACCGCGGGGGGTGATGCGCGGGGCCTCCTCTTTGGAGCGCGCCGGGGTCGGTTGGAGTCCGGCATGGCCCGGAGCCGGGCGGCACTGCTACTGCCGTCTCTGATGCTCCTGCTGCTGGTGACCCCTGCCCAGGTCTCCCCCGACTACCAGTACTTCGGCCAGCAGGGCGAAGGGGACACCTGGGAGCAGCTGCGGCTGCAGCATCAGGAGAAAG AATTGGAAGACTCTGTCCTTGGCCCTTGGGGAAAGTGGCGCTGTTTCTGCGACCTGGGCAAGCAGGAGCGCAGCCGCGAGGTTGTGGGCACGTCGCCGGGCCCGGTGTTCATGGACCGCGAGAATCTGGTGCAGGTGCGACCCTGCCGGCAACGGGATTGTTCATCCTGCGAGCCGAACGACTGCGACTGGAGGCTCTGA
- the JUNB gene encoding transcription factor jun-B, giving the protein MCTKMEQPFYHDDSYAAAGYGRTPGGISLHDYKLLKPSLALNLADPYRNLKAPGARGPGPEGNGGGSYFSSQGSDTGASLKLASSELERLIVPNSNGVITTTPTPPGQYFYPRGGGSGGGAGGAGGGVTEEQEGFADGFVKALDDLHKMNHVTPPNVSLGASGGPPAGPGGVYAGPEPPPVYTNLSSYSPASAPSGGAGAAVGTGSSYPTATISYLPHAPPFAGGHPAQLGLGRGASAFKEEPQTVPEARSRDATPPVSPINMEDQERIKVERKRLRNRLAATKCRKRKLERIARLEDKVKTLKAENAGLSSTAGLLREQVAQLKQKVMTHVSNGCQLLLGVKGHAF; this is encoded by the coding sequence ATGTGCACTAAAATGGAACAGCCCTTCTACCACGACGACTCATACGCAGCAGCGGGATACGGCCGGACACCGGGCGGCATTTCTCTACACGACTACAAACTCCTGAAACCCAGCCTGGCGCTCAACCTGGCAGACCCCTACCGAAATCTCAAAGCACCCGGTGCGCGGGGTCCCGGCCCAGAGGGCAACGGCGGAGGCAGCTACTTTTCCAGCCAGGGTTCGGACACAGGCGCGTCGCTCAAGCTCGCCTCATCGGAGCTGGAGCGCCTGATCGTCCCCAACAGCAACGGCGTGATCACGACGACGCCCACGCCCCCGGGACAGTACTTTTACCCCCGCGGGGGTGGCAGCGGTGGAGGTGCGGGGGGCGCAGGGGGCGGCGTCACTGAGGAGCAGGAAGGCTTCGCCGACGGCTTTGTAAAAGCGCTGGACGACCTGCACAAGATGAACCACGTGACGCCCCCCAACGTGTCCCTGGGCGCCAGCGGGGGGCCCCCAGCCGGGCCCGGGGGCGTCTACGCCGGCCCGGAGCCGCCTCCAGTCTACACCAACCTCAGCAGCTATTCTCCGGCCTCTGCGCCCTCCGGAGGAGCCGGGGCCGCCGTTGGGACAGGGAGCTCGTACCCGACGGCCACCATCAGCTACCTCCCACACGCGCCGCCCTTCGCTGGCGGCCACCCGGCGCAGCTGGGCCTGGGCCGTGGCGCCTCCGCCTTCAAGGAGGAACCGCAGACCGTGCCTGAGGCGCGCAGCCGCGATGCCACGCCGCCGGTGTCCCCCATCAATATGGAAGACCAGGAGCGCATCAAAGTAGAGCGCAAGCGGCTGCGAAACCGGCTGGCGGCCACCAAGTGCCGGAAGCGGAAGCTGGAGCGCATCGCGCGCCTGGAGGACAAGGTGAAGACACTCAAGGCCGAGAACGCGGGGCTGTCCAGCACTGCCGGCCTTCTCCGGGAGCAGGTGGCCCAGCTCAAACAGAAGGTCATGACCCACGTCAGCAACGGCTGCCAACTGCTGCTTGGGGTCAAGGGACACGCCTTCTGA
- the RNASEH2A gene encoding ribonuclease H2 subunit A, protein MDLSELERDNTGRCRLSSPVPPVCLKEPCVLGVDEAGRGPVLGPMVYAICYCPLSRLEDLEALKVADSKTLSESERDRLFAKMKEDGDFVGWALDVLSPNLISTSMLGRVKYNLNALSHDTATGLVQFALDQGVNVAQVFVDTVGLPETYQERLQQRFPGIEVTVKAKADALYPVVSAASICAKVARDQAVKNWKFVEKLQDLDTDYGSGYPNDPKTKAWLRNHVDPVFGFPQFVRFSWRTAQSILESEAEDVKWEDSETGHPEGPGKIKSYFSESPQTCPRLPHRYFQERGLESATVL, encoded by the exons ATGGATCTCAGCGAGCTGGAAAGAGACAATACGGGCCGCTGTCGCCTGAGTTCGCCTGTGCCTCCTGTGTGCCTCAAAGAGCCCTGCGTCCTGGGCGTCGATGAAGCGGGCCGGGGCCCGGTGCTGG GCCCCATGGTCTATGCTATCTGCTATTGTCCCCTGTCCCGCCTGGAGGATCTGGAGGCCCTGAAAGTGGCAG ACTCAAAGACCCTGTCGGAGAGCGAGCGGGACAGGCTTTTTGCGAAAATGAAGGAGGACGGGGACTTTGTGGGCTGGGCACTGGACGTGCTGTCTCCAAACCTCATCTCTACCAGCATGCTTGGGCG GGTGAAATACAACCTGAACGCCCTCTCTCATGATACAGCCACTGGGCTAGTGCAGTTTGCGTTGGACCAGGGTGTGAACGTGGCGCAG GTGTTTGTGGACACCGTGGGGCTCCCAGAGACATACCAGGAACGATTGCAGCAGCGTTTCCCTGGCATTGAGGTGACAGTCAAGGCCAAGGCAGATGCTCTCTACCCTGTGGTCAGTGCTGCCAGTATCTGTGCCAAG GTGGCCCGAGACCAGGCTGTGAAGAACTGGAAGTTTGTGGAGAAACTGCAGGACCTGGACACTGATTATGGCTCGGGCTACCCTAATG ATCCCAAGACGAAAGCCTGGTTGAGGAACCATGTGGACCCTGTGTTCGGCTTCCCCCAGTTTGTCCGCTTCAGCTGGCGCACAGCCCAGAGCATCCTGGAGAGTGAGGCGGAAGACGTGAAGTG GGAGGACTCGGAGACTGGGCATCCGGAGGGACCTGGGAAGATCAAGTCCTACTTCAGTGAAAGCCCCCAAACCTGCCCCCGCCTCCCCCATCGGTACTTCCAGGAGCGGGGCCTGGAGTCAGCCACTGTCCTCTAG
- the PRDX2 gene encoding peroxiredoxin-2 produces the protein MVRADYKRRRWPGLLALRNQVRASESPCVPPLPTQLSVMACVCKAYVGKPAPEFQATAVVDGAFKEVKLADYKGKYVVLFFYPLDFTFVCPTEIVAFSDRAAEFHKLNCEVLGVSVDSQFTHLAWINTPRKEGGLGPLNIPLLADVTRKLSSDYGVLKEDEGIAYRGLFVIDGKGVLRQVTINDLPVGRSVDEALRLVQAFQYTDEHGEVCPAGWTPGSDTIKPNVDDSKEYFSKHN, from the exons ATGGTTCGGGCCGACTATAAAAGGCGCCGCTGGCCTGGGCTCCTGGCCCTGCGAAATCAAGTTCGTGCATCCGAGAGTCCCTGCGTCCCGCCCTTACCCACGCAG CTTTCAGTCATGGCCTGCGTCTGCAAGGCGTACGTCGGAAAGCCCGCCCCGGAATTCCAGGCCACCGCGGTGGTGGATGGCGCCTTCAAGGAGGTGAAACTTGCCGACTACAAAG GGAAGTACGTGGTCCTCTTTTTCTACCCGCTGGACTTTACCTTTGTGTGCCCCACGGAGATCGTAGCTTTCAGCGACCGTGCTGCGGAGTTCCACAAGCTGAACTGCGAGGTGCTGGGCGTCTCGGTCGACTCTCAGTTCACCCACCTGGCTTG gatcaACACTCCCCGGAAAGAGGGAGGCTTGGGCCCGCTGAACATCCCCCTACTGGCTGATGTAACCAGAAAGTTGTCCAGTGATTATGGCGTGCTGAAGGAAGATGAGGGGATCGCCTACAG GGGCCTCTTTGTCATCGACGGCAAGGGTGTCCTTCGCCAGGTCACCATCAATGACTTGCCTGTGGGACGCTCCGTGGATGAGGCTCTGAGGCTGGTCCAGGCTTTCCAGTACACAGATGAGCATGGGGAAG TCTGCCCTGCCGGCTGGACACCAGGCAGTGACACAATCAAGCCCAATGTGGACGACAGCAAGGAATATTTCTCCAAACACAACTAG